A stretch of the Candidatus Baltobacteraceae bacterium genome encodes the following:
- the tsaB gene encoding tRNA (adenosine(37)-N6)-threonylcarbamoyltransferase complex dimerization subunit type 1 TsaB, whose protein sequence is MIVLGIDGALGGFSCAVTRDDELLASVDLTGNVALEGGLSAVATALGQARVAPAQLARIAVGVGPGGFTGLRIALSYAKSLAQAWKKPLVGISSFDALEADVRVEPPLLTVVQGRTGVVSVRLRTARGERRESGYIAAVLDALAGDFGESLAVLGAPEDVLAALGERQIHVHRIDRLVEPAAAAVAQIAAGREPAPSLHALRADYGELPAAKVPKL, encoded by the coding sequence ATGATCGTTTTGGGAATCGACGGGGCGCTCGGCGGTTTTTCGTGCGCGGTCACCCGCGATGACGAGCTTCTCGCAAGCGTCGACCTCACGGGAAACGTCGCCCTCGAAGGCGGGCTCTCGGCCGTCGCTACGGCGCTCGGGCAGGCGCGGGTCGCGCCCGCGCAGCTCGCTAGGATCGCCGTCGGCGTCGGGCCGGGCGGGTTCACGGGTCTGCGCATCGCCCTCAGCTACGCGAAGTCGCTCGCCCAAGCGTGGAAAAAACCGCTCGTCGGCATCTCTTCGTTCGACGCGCTCGAGGCCGACGTGCGCGTCGAGCCGCCGCTGCTTACCGTCGTGCAAGGCCGGACGGGCGTCGTCTCCGTCCGGTTGCGCACCGCGCGAGGCGAACGGCGCGAGTCCGGTTACATCGCCGCGGTGCTCGACGCGCTCGCCGGCGATTTCGGCGAATCGCTCGCGGTTTTGGGCGCGCCGGAGGACGTACTCGCCGCCCTTGGCGAACGCCAAATTCACGTGCACAGAATCGACCGCCTCGTCGAACCCGCAGCGGCAGCGGTGGCGCAGATTGCCGCCGGGCGCGAGCCTGCGCCAAGCCTCCACGCCCTGCGCGCCGATTACGGCGAATTGCCGGCCGCGAAAGTTCCCAAGCTATGA